The following coding sequences are from one Chelonoidis abingdonii isolate Lonesome George chromosome 4, CheloAbing_2.0, whole genome shotgun sequence window:
- the PSMC3 gene encoding 26S proteasome regulatory subunit 6A produces the protein MASVWDEAEDGVGEEVLKMSTEEIVQRTRLLDSEIKIMKSEVLRVTHELQAMKDKIKENSEKIKVNKTLPYLVSNVIELLDVDPNDQEEDGANIDLDSQRKGKCAVIKTSTRQTYFLPVIGLVDAEKLKPGDLVGVNKDSYLILETLPTEYDSRVKAMEVDERPTEQYSDIGGLDKQIQELVEAIVLPMNHKEKFENLGIQPPKGVLMYGPPGTGKTLLARACAAQTKATFLKLAGPQLVQMFIGDGAKLVRDAFALAKEKAPSIIFIDELDAIGTKRFDSEKAGDREVQRTMLELLNQLDGFQPNTQVKVIAATNRVDILDPALLRSGRLDRKIEFPMPNEEARARIMQIHSRKMNVSPDVNYEELARCTDDFNGAQCKAVCVEAGMIALRRGATELTHEDYMEGILEVQAKKKANLQYYA, from the exons ATGGCGTCGGTCTGGGATGAGGCTGAG GACGGCGTTGGCGAGGAGGTGCTGAAAATGTCCACAGAGGAGATTGTGCAGCGAACCCGCCTGCTCGACAGCGAGATCAAG ATAATGAAGAGTGAGGTGCTGAGAGTTACCCATGAGCTGCAGGCCATGAAAGATAAGATCAAAGAGAATAGTGAGAAGATCAAAGTGAACAAAACCCTGCCTTACCTCGTTTCCAATGTCATTGAG CTACTGGATGTTGACCCCAATGACCAGGAAGAGGATGGAGCAAATATTGATCTAGATTCCCAGAGGAAGGGCAAGTGTGCTGTGATTAAAACCTCCACTCGCCAG ACATATTTCCTGCCCGTGATCGGGTTAGTTGATGCAGAGAAGCTAAAGCCTGGAGACCTAGTG GGTGTGAACAAGGACTCTTACTTGATCTTGGAGACCCTACCTACTGAATATGACTCACGAGTGAAAGCCATGGAGGTGGATGAGAGGCCCACAGAGCAGTACAGCGACATTGGGGGGCTGGATAAACAGATCCAAGAG CTGGTGGAGGCCATTGTCCTGCCAATGAATCATAAGGAGAAGTTTGAAAACCTGGGTATCCAGCCCCCTAAAGGAGTGCTTATGTATGGGCCACCTGGAACAGGGAAGACCCTCTTAGCTAGAGCATGTGCTGCCCAGACAAAG GCCACGTTCTTGAAGCTGGCTGGCCCACAGTTGGTGCAGATGTTCATTGGAGATGGAGCCAAGCTGGTGCGAGATGCCTTTGCGCTGGCCAAGGAGAAAGCTCCTTCTATCATCTTCATTGATGAGCTGGATGCCATTGGCACCAAGAG GTTTGACAGCGAGAAGGCTGGCGACCGGGAAGTGCAGaggaccatgctggagcttctgAACCAACTTGATGGATTCCAACCCAACACACAAGTCAAG GTGATTGCTGCAACCAACCGTGTGGATATCCTGGACCCTGCTCTGCTCCGGTCTGGACGCCTAGATCGCAAAATTGAGTTCCCGATGCCCAATGAGGAGGCCAGAGCTAGGATTATGCAGATCCATTCACGCAAGATGAATGTCAG CCCTGATGTGAATTACGAGGAGCTGGCTCGCTGTACagatgacttcaatggagcacagtgcaaggctgtgtgtgtggaagCG GGGATGATCGCACTTCGGCGTGGAGCCACAGAGCTCACCCATGAGGACTACATGGAAGGAATCCTGGAGGTTCAGGCCAAGAAAAAAGCCAATCTGCAATACTATGCCTAA
- the RAPSN gene encoding 43 kDa receptor-associated protein of the synapse isoform X2, producing the protein MRLFGAKEMGQDQTKQQIEKGLQLYQSNQTEKALQVWMRVLEKTTDPAGRFRVLGCLITAHSEMGRYKDMLKFAVVQIDTARELEDPDYLMESYLNLARSNEKLCEFQKTISYCKTCLNMQGTTVSLQLNGQVSLSMGNAFLGLSIFQKALECFEKALRYAHNNDDKMLECRVCCSLGSFYTQIKDYEKALFFPCKAAELVNDYGKGWSLKYRAMSQYHMAVAYRKLGHLADAMECCEESMKIALQHGDRPLQALCLLCFADIHRSRADIQTAFPRYDSSMSIMTEIGNRLGQIQVLLGVAKCWMIQKELDKALEGIEKAQELAEGLGNKMPPDQWDPWLPQLPPFINETRIRVTR; encoded by the exons ATGAGGCTTTTTGGTGCAAAAGAGATGGGTCAGGACCAGACGAAGCAGCAGATAGAGAAAGGACTCCAGCTCTACCAGTCTAACCAGACAGAAAAGGCCCTGCAAGTCTGGATGAGGGTATTGGAAAAGACCACGGATCCTGCTGGCAGGTTTCGGGTTTTGGGCTGCCTCATCACTGCTCACTCGGAGATGGGCAGGTACAAGGATATGCTAAAG TTTGCAGTTGTGCAGATTGACACAGCTCGGGAGCTAGAGGACCCTGACTACCTTATGGAGAGCTACTTGAACCTGGCTCGGAGCAACGAGAAACTCTGTGAATTCCAGAAAACCATCTCTTACTGTAAGACATGCCTGAACATGCAGGGCACCACTGTGAGCCTGCAACTGAATGGCCAGGTGAGCCTCAGTATGGGCAATGCCTTCCTGGGCCTCAGCATCTTTCAGAAGGCACTGGAGTGTTTTGAGAAAGCCCTGCGCTATGCACACAACAATGACGACAAGATGCTGGAGTGTCGCGTCTGCTGCAGCTTGGGGAGTTTCTACACACAGATCAAG GACTATGAGAAAGCCCTGTTCTTCCCATGTAAAGCCGCTGAATTGGTGAATGATTATGGAAAGGGCTGGAGTTTGAAGTACCGAGCAATGAGCCAGTACCACATGGCAGTGGCCTATCGGAagctggggcacctggcagatGCTATGGAATGCTGTGAG GAGTCAATGAAGattgctctgcagcatggggacCGGCCACTGCAGGCACTTTGCCTACTCTGCTTTGCTGATATCCACCGCAGTCGAGCAGACATACAG ACAGCCTTTCCTCGCTATGATTCTTCCATGAGCATCATGACAGAGATTGGAAACCGCCTGGGACAGATCCAGGTACTGCTGGGAGTGGCCAAGTGTTGGATGATCCAGAAGGAGCTAGACAAG GCACTGGAAGGCATTGAGAAGGCCCAAGAGCTGGCAGAGGGACTGGGGAACAAG ATGCCTCCAGACCAATGGGACCCGTGGCTGCCCCAACTGCCGCCGTTCATCAATGAAACCAGGATTCGTGTGACCCGCTGA
- the RAPSN gene encoding 43 kDa receptor-associated protein of the synapse isoform X1, with protein MRLFGAKEMGQDQTKQQIEKGLQLYQSNQTEKALQVWMRVLEKTTDPAGRFRVLGCLITAHSEMGRYKDMLKFAVVQIDTARELEDPDYLMESYLNLARSNEKLCEFQKTISYCKTCLNMQGTTVSLQLNGQVSLSMGNAFLGLSIFQKALECFEKALRYAHNNDDKMLECRVCCSLGSFYTQIKDYEKALFFPCKAAELVNDYGKGWSLKYRAMSQYHMAVAYRKLGHLADAMECCEESMKIALQHGDRPLQALCLLCFADIHRSRADIQTAFPRYDSSMSIMTEIGNRLGQIQVLLGVAKCWMIQKELDKALEGIEKAQELAEGLGNKLALLKLHCLCEGIYRTKGQQRELRDHVVKFHECVEEMELYCGMCGESIGEKNNRLQALPCSHFFHLKCLQTNGTRGCPNCRRSSMKPGFV; from the exons ATGAGGCTTTTTGGTGCAAAAGAGATGGGTCAGGACCAGACGAAGCAGCAGATAGAGAAAGGACTCCAGCTCTACCAGTCTAACCAGACAGAAAAGGCCCTGCAAGTCTGGATGAGGGTATTGGAAAAGACCACGGATCCTGCTGGCAGGTTTCGGGTTTTGGGCTGCCTCATCACTGCTCACTCGGAGATGGGCAGGTACAAGGATATGCTAAAG TTTGCAGTTGTGCAGATTGACACAGCTCGGGAGCTAGAGGACCCTGACTACCTTATGGAGAGCTACTTGAACCTGGCTCGGAGCAACGAGAAACTCTGTGAATTCCAGAAAACCATCTCTTACTGTAAGACATGCCTGAACATGCAGGGCACCACTGTGAGCCTGCAACTGAATGGCCAGGTGAGCCTCAGTATGGGCAATGCCTTCCTGGGCCTCAGCATCTTTCAGAAGGCACTGGAGTGTTTTGAGAAAGCCCTGCGCTATGCACACAACAATGACGACAAGATGCTGGAGTGTCGCGTCTGCTGCAGCTTGGGGAGTTTCTACACACAGATCAAG GACTATGAGAAAGCCCTGTTCTTCCCATGTAAAGCCGCTGAATTGGTGAATGATTATGGAAAGGGCTGGAGTTTGAAGTACCGAGCAATGAGCCAGTACCACATGGCAGTGGCCTATCGGAagctggggcacctggcagatGCTATGGAATGCTGTGAG GAGTCAATGAAGattgctctgcagcatggggacCGGCCACTGCAGGCACTTTGCCTACTCTGCTTTGCTGATATCCACCGCAGTCGAGCAGACATACAG ACAGCCTTTCCTCGCTATGATTCTTCCATGAGCATCATGACAGAGATTGGAAACCGCCTGGGACAGATCCAGGTACTGCTGGGAGTGGCCAAGTGTTGGATGATCCAGAAGGAGCTAGACAAG GCACTGGAAGGCATTGAGAAGGCCCAAGAGCTGGCAGAGGGACTGGGGAACAAG CTTGCTCTGCTGAAGCTTCACTGCCTGTGTGAAGGGATCTATCGCACAAAGGGACAGCAACGGGAACTTCGTGACCATGTGGTGAAGTTCCACGAGTGTGTAGAGGAGATGGAGCTGTACTGCGGCATGTGTGGAGAGTCCATTGGGGAAAAGAACAACCGGCTCCAGGCGCTGCCTTGCTCCCATTTCTTCCATTTAAA ATGCCTCCAGACCAATGGGACCCGTGGCTGCCCCAACTGCCGCCGTTCATCAATGAAACCAGGATTCGTGTGA